The following nucleotide sequence is from Macaca fascicularis isolate 582-1 chromosome 15, T2T-MFA8v1.1.
ACTGCTGCAGTCAGGTGGCAAGTTTGCCTCTGAATTCCCCTGTGGTGACAATAAATAGATGAATGTTGTGAATGACAAGATTCTTAGTGTCCATGAGATCAAAACAAAGCAGCTGCTCAGGTCTCACTATTTCTAGTGCTAAGATGTGAAAAGAATTCCTGCCGTAGTACTAATACTCACCATTACATGTTGGGGTAGATGACATTTTCCAATTTATCCCTACATGAGAAAGAGCAAAGGTCTCTGGGGTGACACCAAATCAGAGTAAAGTAAGTAGCAGTTTTACATAGGACAAAAcaacattgtattagtccatttgtgcaatgatataaagaaatacctgaaactgggtaatttacaaagaaaagagttcTAATTGGCTTGTGATTCCagaggctgtacaggaagcatggctggggaggcttcaggaaacttacaatcacggcagaaggtaaaggggaaacGATCATATCCCACATGGATGGAGTAGGAGGAAGAGGGTGAAGCAGGAGGtgctacacagttttaaacatctagatctcatgggaactgactcactatcatgagaacagcaagggggaaatctgcccccatgatccaatcacctcttaccaggcccctcctccaacactggggattaccaTTTGACaggagatttgggcagggacacagagccacACCATATCCTGTATCCTCCAAGATcccaaatttttgtttgtttgtctcttttgaccACCTCTATAACTCTTATGGATATTCATCAAATTCTGTATCAAAGAATTTAAGATTTAGTCAGTAAAATATAGCTACACTATGACACAGTATAGTTCTGTGTAAAGCCAACAAACTAACCAGCAGCCTCAGAAATTTTATGGCTCTTTCCACTGACAGTCTAAGGTCCTCCCTGGTTACTATTTCCCCAAGAGAACAATGAGGAATTTGGAGGTTGTGCATTCTGGCAGTCTGGGAATCTGTGACAGTCACTCTGTTAGGTGTTTTTGAGCCACGAGGTTCCTCACAGCAGCCTTCACATCCTTGTTCCTCAGGCTGTAGATGATGGGGTTGAGCATGGGGGTCACCACCCCATAGAAGAGGGAGATGAGTTTGTCTGCAAGGTCCTGTTTGTCTGCCCTCAGCGGGTCCTCAGACTTGGGCTTCCCATACATGAAAAGGATGGTCCCATAGAAGACAATCACGACAGTGAGATGGGCAGAGCAGGTGGAGAAGGcctttctcctcccctcagctgagGGGATCCTCAGGATGGTGGCAATGATGAAGACGtatgagacaaaaataaacaggACTGGGAGTGCAAGGAAGATCATGTTGGCCACAACCATGCTGATCACGTTGATGGAGATGTCAGCACAGGCCAACTTTAGAACTGCCAGGATCTCACAGGTGAAGTGATTGATGACATTGTCCCCACAGAAGGGCAGTCGCATTGCTAGGGATGTCTGTACTACAGAGTTGGTGATACCAGCTGTCCAGGAGCCGACAGCCATGGGCACATAAGCAGCCTTGCTCATGACCACAGGGTACCTAAGTGGGTTGCAGATGGCCACGTAGCGATCAAACGCCATCAAGCTCAAGAGAACACACTCTGTGGCTCCCATGGCAAAGGAGAGGAACATCTGCACTACACAGGCTGAGAAGGAGATGGTTTTCCTGGGGGTCAGGAAGCTGTCAAGGATAAGGGGGACTGAGGAGGTTGTATAGCAGATGTCCAGGAAGGACAGGTTCCTGAGGAAGAAGTACATGGGTGTGTCAAGGCGGGAGTCAAGGATAGTCACCAGGATAAGGACCCCATTGCCCAACAGGATCACCAGGTACATCAGCAAGATAAGCACGAAGAATGTCTTCTCCAGCTTTGGGTGGGCAGAGAGGCCCAGAAGAATGAACCCCAACATAGGGGAGGTCTCATTGGACCTGTTCATGGTGCATCTGCTCTGTCACCTGGAGGAACTCAGAGGTCAACCTCAGCATTCTCTTACTCCGAAAGTACCTGGAAGGCCAGGCACAAATCCTTGCCCTGCTGAACAACTGGGGAATAACGCTGATGATTTGTTCATCTCTATGGGGTTCTAGGAACAGTGTAGTACAGGTCAATATTTAACTTCTGCTTCCAGTAAGAACAAACAGGCTAATTTGGACTAACTGTCTTGCAGATGACAATTagacaaactggaaaaaatatataaaacattggaGAAGTAATAAGACAATGAGGAACATAGGGTTTTGATTCTGAGGAAAAGCAAGGACCTAGAGATGTAAGTCTAGCACTTGTGGCTGTGATTCAACTCCAGCATTTGCAGCTTCTGGAGAGAGCCATGGAGAGACTGGGAAACATTACTGACAGCCTCATGGAGATGGAGAATAGGTTTTGTTGTGAAAGACTCACCTTGAAAGGCCCCTCACTAAATGTTCTCCCTTTGGGATGGACTGTTAAAGGGCAGCACCATAAGAATAAGGGCAAATCAGAAGGAAACAGACATTTACCAATGCTGTAGTTCAGCTTCATATCTtctcaagctctgaaattgaattgAGGTGATACCAGAGTTTTGGTGCTCCCAAATGCCTCACAGAAGCAAACACAGATCCACTTTGGAGGAAGATAATATCACCCCAGTCTCTAAAtcatttctacaaataattttgcAAACACAACATCTGGCACACACTAAAAAAGAATAAGGCACACAAGGagacaagaaaacaaatcaaaactaaCAGAAAAAAAGTGACAATAGAAAATAAAGTGTCTCTTGGGGCATGTAGCAGCCAAGAGGATAGCTCTAGTGACACTTGCCGAGAGAATAAGCCCAGGCCACCTTCACACCTCTGGTGCCAAGGTCTCAACATTTGGTTGATCCTTTTATGCATCTGTGGCAGCAAGTAGTCCCCTATGCCCCATGGCCAAGTTGAATGAGAGTTCCGACTGAACCTCCCCTGTTCTTTTCATTCTCCATTGCCTGCGGCCAAGGCATTAACTTGTTCCTGAGACTCTTCACAGAACGTTGGGTCCTGCTctgctagcttttttttttttttttttttttttaatggaaaggtTAAATCACTCTTGATAAAAGATTCTCGGATTTTCCAAACTTTGGCCAGGCACCTGAACCTTCTTCTAGGTCCATCTGTGTACTTGCTTATAAAATTCAGTTTCAGCAAAAAGCCCTGCCAAGTCAGTTCAGCAAGAACCCCCCCTCCTCAATATCTGATCATCCTCAATATTTGATGAGGTTCCTCATCCTCCACCATCCCCAGGTAATGTCTGATTACCGTGTCCTCTCTTCAGCAAGAATTCTGTTAGGTACATTTAGCCAGAATCCCCTTTACCCCCGATGTTtcttcttagtaattttccatccactgacctcCAGCCCCCTCCTTGGCTAAAAATTCCCACTTGTGCCTGCTGTATTTGGAGTTGAGCCCAATTTCTCTCCCTTACTGAAAATTCCCATGGCAGTGGTCTCTATACCTTTTGAGATAGTCCTTAATAAAGTTGGATTTGCCATGCTTTAACAAGTGTTGATGAATCATTGTTTCCTCAACACTCCTCAGACTTCAAAGTGCTCCTCAAACTACTCGAACTATGATTTGTTCTGGACCAGTAAAAAACTTGTAGGCAACTGAGCAATATGGTTTTATTAGCATTGTATCTAAAATACTTACGAACCTCCCAGATATCCATCTCTCCAAGAACACTCAGTAATCCAGCCCCCTCCTCTGCTGTTGCAGGGATGCTTCCTGCCTAATGAGCTCTGAGATACTCCTATGTTGGTGGTTAGCACATTACAGCTGTGACCAAGTCAGTGCCCTAATAATTCAGGTCAGGTTAACATTTATCTATTGAGCATCTACTTTGGGCCAGGCATAATTCTAGGtgctgataaaaaagaaaaaaagagctcaaattcTAGTGGGGAAATAGTCATGCAAACAAAtactttcatcatcatcattatcatcatcatcatcatcactatcatcatcatcatcaaccaTAACAATTACTTGAATGCTAAGGATAACAGGTCTTAGGGTCTATTTAGTAATTGCTCCCTTTCTAATGCAGAAAGCCCCTTTCACGTTCCTGATAGTCCTAAAACCTAGATTTGACTATCTGAATAATGTGAGGTTCTTTATCTTCTGGTAAAGCTCACTTCATTTTGAAGTAGTTACTCTGTGATATTGAGCTGAAATCTGCCTCCATGCAACTTCTACCTGACCTTGTCTTCTGGAGCCCCTAAAGGCAGTTAATCTCTCTTCCACAAAACTGCCTAAATATAGAGAAATAGCACGGCTTCAGCATGAAGATAAATAAGAATcaatctccctttctctcttaaGGTCTTAAAAAAGTAGATATATCTCCTAGAGGCAAAAGAATCATCCAGGAGCTCACTACAAAGGCTGACACTGAGAATGGTCCCTACGCTTGAGAATGACTGAGGTGTCCAAGACACACTGCCACTGCGACGTGTATGTTGGGCAGTGCATCTGTCCCCAGCTGGGTTTCTCACTGTAGGTTGATCAGCCAACACTCAAGAACTTGCATCAGatcatatgaagaaaatattccCTCTACATCATCATTATCAGATCCAGAAACATGCTTATTATTATTGCCAGACTTTGTATCTAACTCTGAAGTGAGAAAGAGCCCAACAGTTTTTATCAAGAAAGGACAACCAATTGTGAGAAGAAGACTACTAGCTGTATGGTCCCTGGCAAGCGCCTATTTCCTCAGCATGATGACAGGGTGAGGCCAGATGAGCTCAGACATTCTTGCAGGTTGAGGAGGTCTATTTGATTTTGTGAGAATAATATCATACCAATGAAATGGCTTCACATCAGCCATCCTCAAGCCCCCATTCCATTACAATCAAGTCTGATGATAGAAATGTAACCAAGCTGTTGATTAATGGGTGAAAATATATGGTTGGATCAAAGgaataagacctagtgttcaATAGATCAggagggtgactatagtttacaataagCTACTATACCTTTCaagatagctagaagagaataattcaaatatttctagcataaagacaaatgtttaaagtgatggatatcccaacTACACTGACTTGATCCTtgcaaattatatgaatgtattaaattatcacatgtaccttAAAACCatgtatatctattatatatcaataagaaactgttttttaaaaaataaatgtagccaATGCTAATGAAAATTGTGGAATTCCTTTCACCAAAACTTGCCCTTACCTTTATAAAAAAACATCGTGAGCAAGAAGGATCAATTTTCCAACGGTTGGAAAGAGGCTATGTGTCAGAAACAGAAACACTGGGTCTGAACGCCAGGGTGAGGGCCCAGGGTGAGGGCCCGGGGTGAGGGCCCGGGGTGAGGGCTCAGGACATGCGACAGGTGAAGGGTTCtttctgcttctcctgcctcatgtGCTTGGGACACAATCTCCAAAGGACTGGCCATCACCCTTAGAAGATAATTTAAATTGCAATTTATTCTTTGGGACCACTGTAGTCCCTGAAGTCATTTAAAGTTTGGAAAGTGAGTTGTACTCAGTTTAGAAACTTTTTATCCTTCTGGGATAACATCCCCAAGGACCAATTATGTTGGCAGCACTGGAGGAAGTCAGCTGTCTGCTtcttctccccctccttctctcccttcctctttctcttccttccttgtctcctttctttctttctgaacatCATAATCCCATTAACAGGGTCCAACAACCTGTGGGTCAGTGATTCCGGGATTCATTCAAACCCCAAGTGCTTTCTCCTGTGCTGCAGCCAAGCCCCGTCATCCTCAGTCTATGCTTACGCAGTGGTTTGGGGCATCTGGGTGAAAGACCTATACTCTCCCTCTAAATGTTCATCTCATTGGATTAAACACCTTGAAGCAACCTGCTGTGTTCTGCCTCAATTCTTAGTGGGCACCCAAGTCACTGTCCTTTCAGCTTCTTGTCATCTGTGCATGTGCTCCCAGCCCTCATACGAGTCATGGACAGAATGTAACCCAGGACAGGGTTGAGTCTAGAGAATGGGCACATTCCTTTATTCAGCAAACAATTATTGAGCGTATGCTCCTTAAAAGGCAGAAATGTGTAGAGTAACCCAGGGTACCTGCCTTCTGGGAGTGCACCCTCTAGCGGCAAGAGGGAGGCACATAAAAAAATACAGTTGACTCTCGAACAGCTCAGGAATTAGGGTGCCGATCCCCATTGCAGTTGAAAATCCATGTGTAACTGTTAACTCCTCCAAAAcaactactaatagcctattgTTAGACTGAACCCCTAACCGATAACATAAACAGTCGataaacacatattttgtatgttaaaggtatttttatagcgtattcttataataaagtaagctagagaaaagaaaatattaagaaaatcatactgggtgcagtggctcatgcctgtaatccagaactttgggaagccgaggtgggcggatcgcctgagttcgggagttggagactagcctggacaacaaagtgagaccccgcctctatgaaaaatacaaaaattatccgggtgtggtggcacgtgcctgtgtcccagctactttagaggctgaggacggaggatggcttaagcctgggtggcagaggttgcagtgaaacaagatgatgccactgcactccagcctggatg
It contains:
- the LOC102126182 gene encoding olfactory receptor 13C7-like, with the translated sequence MNRSNETSPMLGFILLGLSAHPKLEKTFFVLILLMYLVILLGNGVLILVTILDSRLDTPMYFFLRNLSFLDICYTTSSVPLILDSFLTPRKTISFSACVVQMFLSFAMGATECVLLSLMAFDRYVAICNPLRYPVVMSKAAYVPMAVGSWTAGITNSVVQTSLAMRLPFCGDNVINHFTCEILAVLKLACADISINVISMVVANMIFLALPVLFIFVSYVFIIATILRIPSAEGRRKAFSTCSAHLTVVIVFYGTILFMYGKPKSEDPLRADKQDLADKLISLFYGVVTPMLNPIIYSLRNKDVKAAVRNLVAQKHLTETTLFTYGKPKLKDPLGADKQDFADKLISLSYGVATPMLNTIIYSLRNKGLKAAVRNLVFQKPLTE